A single region of the Clostridia bacterium genome encodes:
- a CDS encoding thymidine kinase produces MAKLYFRYGAMGSSKTANAIMVQYNYAERGQNALMVKPRVDDRDGDHVVVSRSGLRADCVYMEELGGVDVKKYDAVIVDEAQFLTKAQVEELVRIVDEENVPVVAYGLRADFKGNLFEGSQWLLAWADSIEEVKTICWCGRKATCNARLLNGKVTKTGEQVVIGGNESYTSLCRKHWAKGQLGPED; encoded by the coding sequence ATGGCAAAGCTGTATTTCCGCTACGGAGCGATGGGCTCGAGCAAGACCGCGAACGCGATCATGGTGCAGTATAACTACGCCGAGCGCGGACAGAACGCGCTCATGGTCAAGCCGCGCGTGGACGACCGCGACGGCGATCACGTCGTCGTCTCGCGTTCCGGACTGCGCGCTGACTGCGTCTATATGGAGGAGCTCGGCGGCGTGGACGTCAAAAAGTACGACGCCGTCATCGTCGACGAGGCGCAGTTTCTGACGAAGGCGCAGGTCGAGGAGCTCGTGCGCATCGTGGACGAGGAAAACGTCCCCGTCGTCGCCTACGGACTGCGCGCCGACTTCAAAGGCAACCTTTTCGAGGGCAGTCAATGGCTGCTCGCGTGGGCGGACTCCATCGAGGAGGTAAAAACGATATGCTGGTGCGGCAGGAAAGCCACCTGCAACGCACGTCTGCTGAACGGCAAGGTCACGAAGACCGGCGAACAGGTCGTCATCGGCGGCAATGAAAGCTACACGAGTCTCTGCCGCAAGCACTGGGCGAAAGGCCAGCTCGGGCCGGAAGACTGA